Below is a window of Sulfitobacter sp. SK012 DNA.
TGCCGCATCATATGGCCCACGCCATGCGGTCGGCGCGCAAAGAACATTGGTATGATTTGCCAAGCCGCGTGGTCAATCGCGGCTTTGACTGGGTGCGCGAACGCTTGTTCCGCCCGTTTATGGCAGGGGTGGTCATGGCGCGCTACGCTGTGTTGGCCGGGGTGACTGTCGTCTTGGCTAGCCAAGTGGCCCTTTTCATCAACGGCGATGTGCAATGGCGGTTCTTTAACGCACCCGAGCGCGGCTCGGTTACTGGTAATTTCGCGATGGTCGAAGGGGCAAGCCGCGCCGATACGCTGGAGATGATGCGCGAAATGCAACGCGCGACCGAGGCGCTGGGCGCAGAATATGCCGAGCGCTATGGGCTGAACCCTCTGGATTATGTGATGGCTCAAATCGGAGGTACCACGGGACGTGGCCTTGCAGGAGCGGAGAACAAGGATCGCGACCTGCTGGGCGGCATTTCAATTGAATTGATCGATGCGGATTTGCGACCTGAATACTCCAGCTTTGCTTTTGTAGGCGAGTTGCAAGACCGTGTTGTGAGCCACCCATTGGCCGAAACAGTAAGCTTTCGAGGATGGCGGTCTGGCCCCGGAGGGGATTCGCTATCAGTTCAATTTTTTGGCGCCGATACGCCGATACTCAAAGCGGCATCTGAGGATTTACAGACGGCCCTAAGGAACTACCCCGAAGTGAGCGCGGTGGAAGATAACCTTGCTTATGACAAGGAAGAACTGATCCTTGATCTTACGCCGCAGGGTCAGGCGCTGGGCTTTACCATCGATACGTTAGGGCGGGCTTTGCGCAACCGGTTGAGCGGTATCGAAGCGGCAACTTATCCAGATGGACCGCGATCAGCAGAAATCCGGGTGGAATTGCCTGAGGGCGAATTGACAGCAGATTTTCTGGACCGCACCCAGATGCGCACTCCAAACGGGGCCTATGTGGCGCTGGCGGATATTGTGAGCGTGGAACGGCGCACCGGCTTTAGCACGGTGGGGCGCGAAAACGGCATTCGTTTGATTTCAGTCACGGGTGACATCTCAGAAGACGACCCCGCGCGGGCGGCCCTAATCACCGCAGAGCTGCAAGAAGAAATCCTGCCGCGTATCGCATCGGAACGTCAGGTTGAGTTTCGTTTGGCCGGGTTGAGTGAGCAAGAAGATACATTCCTAAGCGATGCGCTGACGGGCCTAATCTTGTGCCTGACGGGGATTTATCTGGTGTTGGCGTGGGTCTTTGGCAGTTGGACACGGCCTATGGTGGTCTTGGCCATTGTGCCCTTTGGTCTGGTGGGGACGATCTATGGCCATGCGTATCATGATGTTCCGCTTAGCATGTTTACGGTAGTGGGTCTGCTGGGGATGACTGGCATTATCATCAACGATTCAATCGTGCTGGTGACCACGATTGATGAGTATGGGGCTGAACGGGGACTGATCCCGTCGATTATTGATGGCGCAGCGGATCGATTGCGGCCTGTGATGTTGACGACGATGACGACCGTTCTGGGGCTGGCTCCGCTGCTTAACGAACAAAGCCAGCAGGCGCAGTTCTTGAAGCCGACAGTGATCACACTGGTCTACGGGCTTGGCTTTGGCTTGGTGTTGGTGCTGTTGGTGGTGCCGGCGCTGATTGCCGTGCAGCATGATGTGTCGCGCCAGATCACGGCAATGCGCCGAGCGATACGGGGGCCCATTGCCGGTCTTCGGGTTGGTCTGGCCGCACTTTGGGTTTTGATCCTGGGGTGGGGGGGCGTGACCCTGGCTTTTGCAGGCTGGAACGGCGCGATCTACCCGCCACTTACCGCCGCGGTGCCGATGCTGGCGGGGATGTCTGCGATGGGCGGCGCAATGTTGGCGTTTGTGACAGGTGCGGCGGTGATTGCCTTGGCTGGCTATATAATCGGGGCACTCAGCTACGTGATGTCGGCGCGGCGGGCTGCTTAACCGGCGCTGCACCCGATGATATCAACGGCCCGGTTCTGACCTAAAACGGTAAAGCGGATGGCCGAGCGATCAAGCGATGCGCTCCCGGTTGAGGGCACCATATCCGCCACGGCGCGCAGGGTGTTGCCTTGACGGCTCGTATCCGCTTCGCTGACCCAGAAGCCCGGGCGTCCAGCCTCGATTACGACAACTTCGTCGGACCCGGTGGAAGGGAGGCTGATGTCGGCCGTGATTTCTAACCCACCGTCTTTGGGACGCAGGCTGCATGTAACGCCGCGCGCACCAGCTTCTGATCCTGAATAGGGGCGCTGTGCGAGGGCGGCGGCAATGGCCGGTATTGGCTTTGCATCGGTAGCGTCCAGAATTGCGGTGATTTTGAGTGTCTCTGGTATGCAAATGTCGCTGCACACACCGATATCCATGCTCAGCTTGATATCGACGGGTTTACCGTCCACCTTTGGCTTCACATGCAAGGGCAAGATCAGTTGGTCGTGATACCCAATTGAGCGCATGCCGTTTTGGTTAAATACCTCAGGTGTGGGCCAAGTGATACCAACCCCGGCCAGATTGCGCGAACCGGACCAGTCAAACTCTGGCGGGATGCCCGCGTCGCCGGGCGCGCGCCAATAGGTTTTCCAACCCGGCGCAAGCGTCAGGCGCAAAGCGGTGATCTGGGTGCCGTCAGCTTGACGCCAACCTTGGATCACATCGGCAGAAATCGGGGCACCTTTGGACCCGTCAGATTGCGCAAGCGCAGGGGGTGCCACCATAAGGGCCAGTGAGATGAGCATTTTCAACATACCACTTTCATGGGCTTAGATGGAGCACTTGCCAAGTCACAATCGGGTCAGCCATGTTTCGCTGATCCCTGTTGCGAAGTCGCCTTGAGGTCGCCAATGTAGCGGCATGAGCAAGGGTGATTTGCAAACAGACATGGACCTCACCGGGCAGTTGCTGGTGGCAATGCCGGGTATGGGCGATCCCCGGTTTGAGCGATCCGTGATCTATATCTGCTCTTATTCTGACGAAGGGGCGATGGGGCTTATTGTTAATAAGTCGATGCCTGATCTGCGCCTGTCTGATGTGCTTGACCGGTTGGAGATCAACCTACCAAAAGGGCCACGCGATATGGTTGTGCGTATTGGTGGGCCTGTGGAATCGGGGCGCGGGTTTGTGCTGCATTCAGACGAATACCGATCCAAGCTAAAGTCGCTGCATATCGCCGATGGCTTTGCAATGACGGCAACTCAGGACATTCTGGAAGACATGGCCGAGGGTGCGGGCCCCGCGCAGGCGTTGTTTTTGTTGGGCTATGCAGGATGGGGGCCCGGTCAATTGGAGCGTGAGATTGGTCAGAACGGTTGGCTGACCTGTCCCGCAGATACCGATCTGGTGTTTGCGACCAAGGATCGGCTGAAATGGCAATCGGCGTTGACTTCAATCGGCATTGACCCTTTGGGGCTATCGTCCGCCGCAGGTCGGGCTTAGCGCGGAGCCGCCGCGCGGCGTAGGCGGTCGTTGATCGCAGCACCCAACCCGTGACCTGGTATTCTTGCGACCGCGATAGGGCGGTTATGTGCATCAAGCTGGTGCAAATGATCAAACAGATTGGCTGCCGCTTGTACAAGATCGCCAGAGGGCGACAGCGTCAGATCGCCGTGTATGGCGCCAAAACCCAGCATCATTTCGTCGCCCGTGGGCGCTTCGGCGTTCAGCCGAACAGTGCCGCGTGGTGCGTAATGCGATGCTAGCTGTCCCGGTGCGGTGATGGCTGCGGTGTCAGGAAGGGCAAGCGGCGCGCCAAGGGCTGCCTCAATCGCCTCGCGTGGCAAGCCGCCGGCGCGTAGCAGTGTTGGCGTCGAGGTCGTAAGGCCAATGATGGTGCTTTCCAGCCCTACGGAACAGGGACCATCATCGACGATTGCTGCTATTCTGCCATCTAGGCCTGCGTGAACATGGGTGGCTGATGTGGGGCTGATCCGACCTGAGGGATTGGCCGAGGGAGCCGCAAGCGGACCACCAAAACTTTGCAGCAAACGCTGTGCAGTCGAGTGTGCAGGCACCCGCAGGGCAACGGATTGAAGGCCAGCGGTGACCAGCGAAGACAGTCCGTGATCTGCGGCAAGCGGCAGCACCAAGGTTAAGGGGCCGGGCCAGAAGGCGCTGGCCAGAATGTCTGCGGCGTCTGACCATTGGCCGTAGGTTTGCGCGACATCTGCACTTGGGACATGCACGATCAAAGGATTGAAGCTGGGACGGCCTTTGGCTGCGTAAATCCCTGCAACTGCTTCACCGTTGCGCGCGTCACCACCAAGCCCGTATACCGTCTCAGTTGGGAAGGCGACATGGTGACCCGCGCGCAGCAATGCGGCCGCTTGGGCAATCCCGGCGTCATCCGAGGGTAGCATTTGGGTTGTTTGATCCATCGCTTAATCCTTAGGCGGCCTAATATTACCCGGCCAATTGACGCCGCGTTTCGTATTGCAGTGCGGTGCGCGCCACTTCATCTTAACAAACAGGAGCGCCTGCCCATATCAGGGACTTTGCCATGTTGCCAAGCGCTGCCCGGCCTATTGTGGCCAACTAATTAAGGAGAGACCCGATGCCGTACCGCGCCGCTGTGGATGATTTCAACTTTCTGTTCGACCATGTGGTTGGGCTGGAGCAGGTGCGCCAGACAGAGCGTTTTGCCGAGGCGAGCGATGATGTGACCCGTGCCATCATAACCGAAGCAGGCAAACTTTGCGATGAAGTGCTGGCACCGTTGCAGCGCAATGGCGATCTGGAGCCTGCTCGGTTGGAGAATGGCGTTGTGCGTACCTCGCCGGGATTCAGTGGTGGTCACGCGGCGATTGCGGATGGGGGCTGGATCGGGATGGCGGCAGATCCTGAGTTTGGCGGAATGGGCCTGCCGATGACGCTGACAAGTGCCGTCAACGAGATGATGTCGGGCGCGTGCCTGTCGCTGCAACTGGCCCCGCTGATGAGCCAAGGTCAGATTGAGGCGTTGGAGCATCATGCGTCGGATGCGATCAAAGAGCTGTATCTTCCCAAGCTGATTTCTGGCGAGTGGACTGGCACGATGAACCTGACCGAACCGCAGGCCGGATCGGACGTTGGTGCCTTGTCGTCCAAGGCGTCGGACAATGGCGATGGCACCTACGCGGTGTCTGGCCAGAAAATCTATATCAGCTGGGGGGACAATGATTTCTCTGGCAATGTTTGCCATTTGGTGTTGGCACGGTTGCCGGGCGCACCTGAGGGAACCAAAGGGATCAGCCTGTTCTTGGTGCCCAAGCTCATCCCTGATTCA
It encodes the following:
- a CDS encoding efflux RND transporter permease subunit, which codes for MARDIPQAAGGLLSYFTRHRTAANLLLVLLLVAGVSAAPIMRTQFFPDVIVDNVTVSTVWEGAGAEDVDAAIAQVLGTALLGLEGVESSTSSAREGRGSITLEFEPGWDMARAAADVQTAVDGITSLPEEAEDPVVRRGAWRDRVTDVVITGPIDPAQLGRFADELVTRLFAQGVTRTTIQGVAAPQTIVEVPSAKLIGYDISMAQIAAVIAEEVDADPAGDVAGANARVRTGTAKRSAQEIEGIVLRSNPDGSALTVGDVASVTVGEVDRDKRYFVGDDPAMSVRVDRSNGGDAIAIQQKVEEVAAELEASLPAAVSVELIRTRSAAISGRLDLLIGNGLMGLGLVLALLFLFLNFWTAFWVAAGIPVAMGAAIALMYAGGLTINMISLFGLIITLGIVVDDAIVVGEHADHRFRTLGVNAMEAAEGAAQRMAMPVFAATLTTIIAFFGLVIVGGRFGDLIKDIPFTVIAVLVASLVECFLILPHHMAHAMRSARKEHWYDLPSRVVNRGFDWVRERLFRPFMAGVVMARYAVLAGVTVVLASQVALFINGDVQWRFFNAPERGSVTGNFAMVEGASRADTLEMMREMQRATEALGAEYAERYGLNPLDYVMAQIGGTTGRGLAGAENKDRDLLGGISIELIDADLRPEYSSFAFVGELQDRVVSHPLAETVSFRGWRSGPGGDSLSVQFFGADTPILKAASEDLQTALRNYPEVSAVEDNLAYDKEELILDLTPQGQALGFTIDTLGRALRNRLSGIEAATYPDGPRSAEIRVELPEGELTADFLDRTQMRTPNGAYVALADIVSVERRTGFSTVGRENGIRLISVTGDISEDDPARAALITAELQEEILPRIASERQVEFRLAGLSEQEDTFLSDALTGLILCLTGIYLVLAWVFGSWTRPMVVLAIVPFGLVGTIYGHAYHDVPLSMFTVVGLLGMTGIIINDSIVLVTTIDEYGAERGLIPSIIDGAADRLRPVMLTTMTTVLGLAPLLNEQSQQAQFLKPTVITLVYGLGFGLVLVLLVVPALIAVQHDVSRQITAMRRAIRGPIAGLRVGLAALWVLILGWGGVTLAFAGWNGAIYPPLTAAVPMLAGMSAMGGAMLAFVTGAAVIALAGYIIGALSYVMSARRAA
- a CDS encoding protein-disulfide reductase DsbD domain-containing protein, giving the protein MLKMLISLALMVAPPALAQSDGSKGAPISADVIQGWRQADGTQITALRLTLAPGWKTYWRAPGDAGIPPEFDWSGSRNLAGVGITWPTPEVFNQNGMRSIGYHDQLILPLHVKPKVDGKPVDIKLSMDIGVCSDICIPETLKITAILDATDAKPIPAIAAALAQRPYSGSEAGARGVTCSLRPKDGGLEITADISLPSTGSDEVVVIEAGRPGFWVSEADTSRQGNTLRAVADMVPSTGSASLDRSAIRFTVLGQNRAVDIIGCSAG
- a CDS encoding L-threonylcarbamoyladenylate synthase, which produces MDQTTQMLPSDDAGIAQAAALLRAGHHVAFPTETVYGLGGDARNGEAVAGIYAAKGRPSFNPLIVHVPSADVAQTYGQWSDAADILASAFWPGPLTLVLPLAADHGLSSLVTAGLQSVALRVPAHSTAQRLLQSFGGPLAAPSANPSGRISPTSATHVHAGLDGRIAAIVDDGPCSVGLESTIIGLTTSTPTLLRAGGLPREAIEAALGAPLALPDTAAITAPGQLASHYAPRGTVRLNAEAPTGDEMMLGFGAIHGDLTLSPSGDLVQAAANLFDHLHQLDAHNRPIAVARIPGHGLGAAINDRLRRAAAPR
- a CDS encoding YqgE/AlgH family protein translates to MSKGDLQTDMDLTGQLLVAMPGMGDPRFERSVIYICSYSDEGAMGLIVNKSMPDLRLSDVLDRLEINLPKGPRDMVVRIGGPVESGRGFVLHSDEYRSKLKSLHIADGFAMTATQDILEDMAEGAGPAQALFLLGYAGWGPGQLEREIGQNGWLTCPADTDLVFATKDRLKWQSALTSIGIDPLGLSSAAGRA